In Gossypium arboreum isolate Shixiya-1 chromosome 3, ASM2569848v2, whole genome shotgun sequence, the sequence TTAATATCATCAATTCATCAATCAAGACATCATTTAATCCATAGCATAGCATAATTCATTAAAATACTAAGCCAATTTCACAAATtcatcaatttatactattttcaattgtattcaatttagtcatctaTCTCAataatcaaacataatcatatcaatttgattcaattcaactAATCAATCTCGATTGAAATtcattatattcaatttattagTCAATTTGTTATTTCTTAATGATTTAGTCCATATATCACCTTTTGTACCAAACcataaacaattaaaatttcaattaacCATATTTACATTTATAAATTAAATGCATAACAATTTAAAAAAACATACCATATTAACTTACCTGATTAAATTAGcaaacaaattgatctaaaagaACTAATCAACAATTTTGCCTTTTCTCAAATAATTTTGATTTGGTCCAATTCTCAATCTatacaattattcaattcaatttatcaattccaaacatCTTATATCATTCTATTATAAGCATATGTTAGTTCAATTTATTATTCAATTGCCCCCctaaagttttttattttattcaatttagtccctaaacccgaaATTGCTATAATTTTCAAACTTGAGCTTCAATTTCAAAACCGATCTCAATTCCATCCTTCTACAACCCTCTATTAGCTATAAATATAGAAATTTCATcgaaatatttacactttaattcttatgttcaaaactaacaattttcactttacaaattagcccctttttttttcatatctaagtttaaaatctaacaatttagTACCAAAATCTTcaatattcaacaatggaaacattttacaactttaacaattttataaattgatACTCGAGTTGGCTAAATCAAGTTCCcaaaacttcaaaaacataaaaattgcaaaaaaaaaaaaaaagactgaaTTGAGCTTAAGAGTTGAATGGTTGAAGCTTCAAAAATAGCTTCCCTAAGCTTCTTTAATGGTTTCGGTGCAGAGTAGAGAAAAAAACTGATGGCTTTTAATTTTAGGTTTATATAGTGTAATTAGTTTATTAATCAActaatattaacttaattaacCGTAATTAATTACCACTAATCATAATTAGCTAATTCGGTGGATGAAAACTAGTCTCCACCACCATTTAGCTTTATATTTATTGTCTAATTGCACAATTGGtctttcaattaattaaaaatctatagtaatTAATTTtgaccacttttacaatttaatccttgtaccttaattaactatccattTGATAAAATTAAGGAACAAAGTTTAATTAACCTTAATACTAATctcgtaaatattattttaatatttatggactcgaACATCATAAATAGAGTTCTAAAACCGCTTTTCTAACATCACTAACTTTCGAGTTATTACAAACCTATTTCAAATATAACTAAAAATAAAGTATTTTGAAACTCAAAGAACTATCTAGAAGTCAGTGTTTCTTATGTGCTCCTGTATCTTCTTTTATATAATACTAGTTTAGTTCCGTGCAATACACAATTGTAttgtatttaataattataatatattaaagaGTTAGTATTTGGTACACCAATAGTGTAACTTTTTTATTCCAAAAGGTACACTAATagtgtaattttgtaattttttattccAAAAGCAGTCTTAAAAATGATCATGtgtcttttttttaaatatttatttttaatattttattatactccTATCTAACTCGCTTGTGGTGTCTAAAAACTTCAATGACGATGTACAAAATATTAtttctttattaaattagttcacattatttttaaaaattcaatggaatttgaaataaagtattttaaaaatataatgtgatattgaaatagttttaaaagtatatatacatatttaattctattattagaaattttaagaatatttaaaaaaaatatgtgGATCACAtttataaatatctatatttttgACATATGATAATTCAATATGATATATGATAAGATATTCTTGTCATTATAAAATATGCACATCATATTagtaaaatatttttgatattctTTTAAGAAAACATTACATAAAATTGTTGTAtgtattaatattattttgtaaatAAAATCCATTGCATTTATTACAAAATATGTACAAATATTTTAGATTAGAGCACATACAATATGAAGTCATATGATTACTAGAAGCCGTGACTTTAGTACTTGTTGTACATGgagaaataaaatatttactACTAAATAAACAATCATTTTAAACCTTGGGCTTTATATTATATTGTGTCCATTAGTCTTTAACcttcttttcaatttttattttcctttatttatgattattttctgcttttctttcatttttatttattttaataatcatataaaatttctttcttttatttgaattgaagaaaaaaaacgaaaaatcaaaactttttttttgaaaatctttgaaCATTTCTTAAATATGCAATTTGCAATTTCTTTGGAAGCCTTCTGCTCAAAGAAATTAAGAGGAAAAGGTAAATATCTATCTCAGCTGATTAAAAGAGAGAGATTGGGCCACTATTCCTGAAGATAGTGAGAAGTTCCAAGTCCATAAGAAAGCATGATCCATGCAGAATAGCACCTAATATATATAAGTTTATCATTTGCTTGCTCACGCTGCTTTCTCTCACCTCCTATGATTTAAATCCGGTGAGGTGAAGTGAAGATTGGTTGGCATAGATGTTATTATCGAGACATAAAATGCGTGCATGTGCTTAATACGCAATGTGGCAATCGTCTGTTCAGAAACAGCCTTAAGAttatcaaacacaagaaaatgGCAAAGCCTTACTCTTAATATCTTTTATATGTTCACCCCCGATTCAAAAACAAGGCGGTGATCGCATTATGATCAGCATAGGATCTAAATTACAATATACTTAATACGCtataaaagaaaatggaaaagttGAACAAACTATTGGCCCAAAGCCTTAGAACTCAGAAGCAAGCACACTTCTTATCCACTCTAGTTTTTCTTTTATTCCAGCACCTCAGCTCAAAAAAATTATGAGGTGATCTTTATAATTTCCCATGACATGAGACAATTAAGGAGAAAATCTTGAAAAAGGAAGAACAGAAGTTACTGCTTACCCTTAATTATTGTTCAGGCCTTTATTTACGGAAAATACCCTTCAAGGGAGACGTAGGAGTCGTCGGAGATTGTCAGTGGCTCCATCATCGACTCCTCCACCAGCTTCAGCCTTGCAGCCAAGCTTTGGTCTAAGCGAAAAGCTGGGCAAAGGCAAGCTGCTAGGTGGTGGAGAGAGTGTAAAGATAGAACTTGAAAGCCTCTCCAAATCTCTCGCAGCCACCTGGGGTCCTCCTGATGCCATGACAAAGGGCTTACTAATTGCACCTTGTGCTTTTTTTCCCTCCGTTGGTCTGGTTTGAAGTTTCTTTGGCTCTCCTACTGATTTCCCACTGAGTTGCTTTGATTTTGATCTCTTTGGAGGGGTCAGAGATTGGTCTTTGTTTCTGTTGCTTTTGAGGTTAGATGGAGAAGATAGAAGGGTTGGGGTTCGAGAAGGGAGCGAAGTATGAAGAGGTTTATTAGGGAGTGGAAGTGGAAGGAGAGGTGGTTGCTGCTGAGCCTGATAGAATGGATAAGAGAAGGAAAGAGAAGGTAGGGGAGCCAAAAAGAGGCCTCCTCCTCCTCCCCCCCCATGGATGATGCTCGTGTGAGCTCCACTACTATGTCTCCTTGGAATGTTCTTGAGTTGCTTGTTTGGAGAAACAGATTTCTCAGCTGAAGATGGCAAGAAAATCCCATCCATAATACTACTGGGTTTTGCTTTGGCAAACAACGAACAAGCTTTTTCAATATCAAACAAAAAGAGGCGATGATCTTCGCAATAATATGATCAAAAGCCTGAACCCAAAAACATGTTCAAGATATATATATTTCAGAGGAAATCTTTACAGATTTTCTCAATGAAAAgtacaaaagaaaaagaatattATTGGTTAGGAAATGCTATTGATAAACAGAAAATAGATACAAAATCGATTTCGATCCCAGAGGGATCCGAAATGGtttggatttttaatttattttacttttcttcCTGACTTTCATGTGTTTTATAGTCTGTGCCTCTTTTTATACAAGTAATAAACTCCACCTCTCCAACGGCtactttattttttattgtaattTACTTTTCGTTAAAATTGTCTGTTAGGCCCTATACTTTtgataaaatttgagatttattctccatatttaaaatattagaaattaaGCCCTTTAATTGTTTTGATCTAAAAATTCCAATCCAATCATTAAAATAGTAAGTATTTTTGTCAAAATTTACTAATTTAGCATGTTGATTAAGTTTCCCTCATGTGACATGTCATATGAGTGAAAATAAACATTTTAACATATGATAATTATTGGATTaagattttaaattgaaaaagtaagagaattgagtttttaaattttaaaatataggagtaaatatcaaattttatagAAATGCAGGGACTAGTAACATACTTTCTCctttacttctttttttttttttttcattttctttataaTAAAAATGTTACCACGGACACCTAATTTACCGACAGCCATTGCAGTCCAAGGCTTGGGAAACACTGTTGGGCGGCAGCCGTCAATTCGATTTACGCCGTTGGATCGAATAATTAGAAATAGCCGGTGAGGAGATACCAGCCGTTGATCACTCCCTCGGGCTCTAGGATGTTGGTCTGGTTTGAAAGGGACTTGAAAGAATCCTGGCAATACACGTATCCCACTTGGCGGGACCCAAGACTATTTAATGACCATCTTATGCAAGAGCAACACATAGATAGAAAATAGGAGTAAAACATTAAATATTTTATGTGATAATACAGTGCAAGACCTTAAGGGATTGGTACACGTGGCAGAAGGCCAGCCAGTCTTGATGTGAATTTCCGGTCCATGATTGGTCGGTGCCATGCACGTGACCTTCATTCACGTCTAATAATTTTGATTTAAACGATGTATAACGACGTCTTTGTCCATTTAATGGAATAATCTCTGTTATCCCAGATCATGGAATTGcttaatttgaattgaattcaATGTTTCTCTTTTTACTTGCTTAATCACATCGAATCTCATAAGAATTCGtgactatttttaaaatatatattaacaaaTCATTACCTCATTTAATTGGTAAAAGTAGAGATTTTGCTTCAAAGATTTATCATGCCTAATTTATATAAGTTTTAACTTTTATAATATATGAGAGTTTTGGTCTAGTTAATCGTCATTGGTTGATTTTAGTTTAAACTATATTAATTCTTAATTTGTTTATGTTATAATAATTTGAATGTACAGTTCATTTATAATAGTTTAATACTTGTATTTATAATTGTATTGTCCTTGTTAcaattcataaatatatatataaaaaaactaaaaaatatgTATTTGTATTTTATGTAATAATCATATTCAtggtattatatatttatatgaaattttatatatttataattcttttatataaaaaaattcattatttaatatttaaaaatttggcGAAGTTAGTGTCACTCTTAGTTAGGTTACCAACTCAATAATGAAATTacatgaatatttttattttaaactatAATATTATTATGAAGCCATTTTgtcttttcatacttttataaGTAAAATAACATGGACACCCCTATATCAGGATTCAATTTGCATTTTGTCCCCTCTGCTTAAAAGATGGGCAAATTAATCCTTAGACATTAGATTAAATGCAAAATGATTGTTTTATAAAATTCCATCCAATTCTTCTATTAAAAACTAGTCATTGTACATCAATAAAATGTACATATGGCACGTCACGTGTCACTTTCTAGTTATTCAGTCAACCACGCAAGTTTTTAACAgtacaaataaataaattttttaacagaaaggactaatttgctctttgatttaacgtataaggactaatttatttatttttagtagagagaAAAAAATATAATCGACTCTAATATAAAACACCCATAATTCTTTTAcctactttaatattattttaaataaatcaattaagaatcataaatccaaaaattaaacatatattcaataatattaaaatactacTTCATCATCACTCGATCTATTTTcactaatatataaattttaaaaatatatttttaaggaGAAAATCTAATTTATATTATTCTCATATTATACTTGTGtcatataatcattttgtatagaATACTAGTTGACATTATTAAAATCAGTGTCAATTTCATGTTAACACCACCATGTTACACTTTTTATATCATAATCATATTCAATGTACTAAATATTGGTACAAATTTAACACATcactaattatttttaaatgaaaaaattattttactttgATTTTAACACCTTCGTGCATTTATGTTGTGTCATCTAGTGTTCATGTTGAACTCACATTTATATTGTGTTTATTCGACGATAAATTTATATCAATGATCGAAATTATCCAAGATTTCGAGTGTAAATAGTGTTTTTAGAAATATAGtagataaaaatttaaattacgtACATAATTAACCATATTTACAAatgatttaatttataaaatattttatcaaattcCTCACAAGGTTTATTTAAaccataataataaatacataaaaatatttaatgcaatttaaaataattataacattaaaaataatcgAGTTTTAACTTGGTTAGCATGAACATTGTTATCGATGTAAGAGAACGTAGTTCAAGCATGCTAAACTATATTTATTCTCCTATTCAAGGATTGAGAAATAGTTATAAGTAATAGAGATAATTTATTGGGGACTAAACCTGTCCAAGAGTTGAATAGCTCACCTGACATGATAAACCTGATCTGATTAGAACTCGACTTGAATAAAGATTTTTACATTTCGACTCGACATGCATTTAATTTGAGTAgttaaaagtatttttaaattaaaatttaattataatatatatatataaaatagtaacaaaaatatattttttaaattttattattaatttttaataataaaatggatTTTTAAGAAATCAACTCGAAAATAGACGAGCTTAAAACCAAATTTTGACTTAACCCAATCAAGAAGTGACTAAAGCCGGAAATGTTGATTACGACGGGCGATATTTCTTCCATTGTGGACAAAAATTGAGGTCTTCTTCCCCAG encodes:
- the LOC108485795 gene encoding uncharacterized protein LOC108485795 → MDGIFLPSSAEKSVSPNKQLKNIPRRHSSGAHTSIIHGGGGGGGLFLAPLPSLSFSYPFYQAQQQPPLLPLPLPNKPLHTSLPSRTPTLLSSPSNLKSNRNKDQSLTPPKRSKSKQLSGKSVGEPKKLQTRPTEGKKAQGAISKPFVMASGGPQVAARDLERLSSSIFTLSPPPSSLPLPSFSLRPKLGCKAEAGGGVDDGATDNLRRLLRLP